A DNA window from Paraclostridium bifermentans contains the following coding sequences:
- a CDS encoding TspO/MBR family protein, protein MNSLIISTKEIKKFIISVFIPIIVGFSSSFISEFLSQTNTSTYYSNLIKPGFFPPGYIFPIVWTILYVLMGISAYLISKKGLNTLKVRDAMFYYYLQLGLNFIWPILFFGLGLRFTALIVIGLMIIIVLIMIIKFAKIDKRAAYINLPYLAWLFYAFFLNYVIWSINR, encoded by the coding sequence GTGAATTCATTGATCATATCTACAAAAGAAATAAAGAAGTTTATAATAAGTGTTTTTATACCTATTATAGTTGGGTTTTCGAGTAGCTTTATATCTGAATTCTTAAGTCAAACAAATACAAGTACATATTATTCAAATTTAATAAAACCAGGTTTTTTCCCTCCTGGGTATATATTTCCTATAGTATGGACTATTTTGTACGTACTTATGGGGATATCAGCTTATTTAATTTCTAAAAAAGGATTGAATACTCTTAAAGTAAGAGATGCTATGTTTTATTATTACTTACAATTAGGATTGAACTTTATATGGCCTATTTTATTCTTTGGATTAGGACTTAGATTCACAGCTTTGATAGTTATAGGACTTATGATAATAATTGTATTAATTATGATAATTAAATTTGCTAAAATTGACAAAAGAGCAGCTTATATAAATTTACCATATTTAGCTTGGTTATTTTATGCATTCTTTTTAAATTACGTTATATGGTCAATAAATAGATAA
- the cdd gene encoding cytidine deaminase translates to MDNRELLEIAEKAREHSYSPYSNFKVGAALLTKSGKVFTGCNVECASFGGTNCAERTALFKAISEGYKDIEAIAVASTNSEKNEPTYPCAICRQVIIEFGPHIRIITGYSKGDIQEQTIAELVPHYFSGSDFK, encoded by the coding sequence ATGGATAATAGAGAATTATTAGAAATAGCAGAAAAAGCAAGAGAGCACTCTTATTCACCATATTCAAATTTTAAAGTTGGTGCAGCACTTTTGACTAAGAGTGGTAAAGTTTTTACAGGTTGTAATGTAGAATGTGCATCTTTTGGAGGGACAAATTGCGCGGAAAGAACTGCGCTATTTAAAGCTATCTCTGAAGGGTATAAAGATATAGAGGCAATAGCTGTAGCTAGTACTAATTCAGAAAAAAATGAACCTACATATCCGTGTGCTATATGTAGACAGGTAATCATTGAGTTTGGGCCACATATAAGAATAATAACTGGATACTCAAAAGGAGATATACAGGAACAAACTATCGCAGAATTAGTTCCACATTATTTCTCAGGTAGTGACTTCAAATAA
- the era gene encoding GTPase Era gives MFKSGFVSIVGRPNVGKSTLMNSVVGEKIAIMSDKPQTTRNTIQAVYTDKECQMVFLDTPGIHKPKNKLGEFMVKSATDAFKNVDVVLYVVDESKKIGPGDRMIIENLRGIKTPKILVLNKIDMLSEEELFDLMKMYDAENMFDEIVPISALKGKNTDRLLKVIERYLEEGPQYFPEYMITDQPERVLVSELIREKVLHYVHDEIPHGVAVEIERMKKRPDKDIIDISAVIYCERSSHKGIIIGKNGRKLKGIGKSAREEIELLLGSQINLQVWVKVKENWRNLQSFINNFGYTDK, from the coding sequence ATGTTTAAATCAGGATTTGTTAGTATAGTAGGAAGACCAAATGTTGGAAAATCTACTCTTATGAATAGCGTAGTTGGAGAAAAAATAGCTATAATGAGTGATAAACCACAAACAACAAGAAATACTATACAAGCAGTTTACACAGACAAAGAATGTCAAATGGTATTTTTAGATACACCAGGTATTCATAAGCCTAAAAATAAATTAGGAGAATTTATGGTGAAATCAGCTACAGATGCATTCAAAAATGTCGATGTAGTATTATATGTAGTTGATGAGTCAAAAAAAATTGGACCAGGAGACAGAATGATAATTGAAAATTTAAGAGGAATAAAAACTCCTAAAATTTTGGTTCTAAACAAAATTGACATGTTAAGTGAAGAAGAATTATTTGACTTAATGAAAATGTACGATGCGGAAAATATGTTTGATGAGATTGTTCCAATATCAGCATTAAAAGGTAAGAACACTGATAGATTACTAAAAGTAATAGAAAGATACTTAGAGGAAGGTCCTCAATATTTCCCAGAGTATATGATAACAGATCAACCTGAAAGAGTTTTAGTATCTGAACTTATAAGAGAAAAAGTTCTACACTATGTACATGATGAGATACCTCATGGGGTTGCTGTAGAAATAGAAAGAATGAAAAAAAGACCAGATAAAGATATAATAGATATATCTGCTGTTATATACTGTGAAAGAAGTTCACATAAAGGTATAATAATAGGTAAAAATGGTAGAAAGTTAAAAGGGATAGGAAAATCAGCAAGAGAAGAGATTGAATTATTACTAGGATCTCAAATTAACCTTCAAGTTTGGGTTAAAGTTAAAGAAAATTGGAGAAACCTACAAAGTTTTATAAATAACTTTGGGTATACTGATAAATAA
- a CDS encoding GatB/YqeY domain-containing protein, producing the protein MSLKAKLQEDLKLAMKNKDTVKKSVVTLIRAEIKQREVDTRTELGDDEIIDVITKQLKQRRDAKTEFAKASRDDLVQEAEAEIEVLMEYLPRQLSKEELNEIVKDTISEVGATSMKDMGKIMAAIKPKTKGVADGKMINELVKSNLQ; encoded by the coding sequence ATGTCCCTTAAAGCAAAGTTACAAGAAGACTTAAAACTTGCTATGAAAAACAAAGATACAGTAAAAAAATCTGTTGTTACATTAATAAGAGCTGAAATCAAGCAGCGTGAAGTTGACACTAGAACAGAACTTGGTGATGACGAAATTATAGACGTAATAACAAAACAGTTAAAGCAACGTAGAGATGCAAAAACTGAATTTGCAAAAGCATCAAGAGACGATTTAGTTCAAGAGGCCGAAGCTGAGATTGAAGTATTAATGGAATACCTACCTCGACAGCTGAGCAAAGAAGAATTAAATGAGATAGTCAAAGATACTATATCTGAAGTAGGAGCTACTTCTATGAAAGATATGGGCAAAATCATGGCAGCTATAAAGCCGAAAACAAAAGGTGTAGCTGACGGAAAAATGATAAATGAGTTAGTTAAATCTAACTTACAATAG
- a CDS encoding DUF4342 domain-containing protein yields MTDITLEKIDQVLERVPSASYAEAKEALVISDGNVLDAIIYLEQNKKTAKVKNKAKEKMETALGKDAEEIKNQLKEMLKRSNVIRVIVEKDNKIIMNIPLTVGVVGLALGPLVTLVGLSAAVIGKFNIKVQNEEDKTVVDLGELNEDTLNMLKNMLTNTAKEVTDVVKHNKKDDKDITEELIKEDDNITKY; encoded by the coding sequence ATGACTGATATAACATTAGAAAAGATAGATCAAGTATTAGAGAGAGTTCCAAGTGCAAGTTATGCAGAAGCTAAAGAAGCATTAGTGATTAGCGATGGAAATGTATTAGATGCAATAATATATTTAGAGCAAAACAAAAAAACTGCAAAAGTAAAAAATAAGGCAAAAGAAAAAATGGAAACTGCTTTAGGAAAAGATGCAGAAGAAATAAAAAATCAATTAAAAGAAATGCTAAAAAGAAGCAACGTTATAAGAGTAATAGTTGAAAAAGACAATAAAATTATAATGAATATTCCTTTAACAGTTGGAGTTGTTGGGTTAGCACTAGGACCTTTAGTTACATTAGTGGGACTTTCAGCAGCTGTAATAGGCAAATTTAATATAAAAGTTCAAAATGAAGAAGACAAAACAGTTGTTGATTTAGGAGAACTAAATGAAGATACATTAAATATGCTAAAAAATATGTTAACAAACACTGCAAAAGAAGTTACTGATGTAGTTAAACATAATAAAAAAGATGATAAAGATATAACTGAAGAATTAATAAAAGAGGATGACAATATAACTAAATACTAA
- a CDS encoding YqzL family protein, producing the protein MNNLCWEVFKKTGSIEAYLYLKNSINTNNGEVNMNREIENDHDNCEHPGDSTKISKI; encoded by the coding sequence ATGAACAATCTGTGTTGGGAAGTTTTTAAAAAAACAGGAAGTATAGAAGCCTATCTATACTTAAAAAATAGCATAAATACAAACAATGGCGAAGTTAATATGAATAGGGAGATAGAAAACGACCATGATAATTGTGAACACCCAGGGGATAGTACTAAGATCAGCAAGATATAA
- a CDS encoding sporulation protein YqfD, which translates to MISYIRGYYVVTIEGINTEKFLNTLIRNKVNVYDVKRISNTKIELKVDRKSIRAFKSIYRGSKFEVKIKQKTGLPFLARRIYRYKGMWICAMLSLVLLMSTSLFVTDVYIKAPEGIDKVLVRKELEKAGVRPGVYKKGIDRKEVRDQIMGEFGDIAYVSINVKGTNIFVTITKKDESLQEKKETNYCNIIAKKNGIIEKVIPRSGKQVANVGDIVRKGDVLVSGSNTKSLPEVWATTFYESKQSTNYIDKVKTRTGNKKTVYTFSFYDKKYTLRRNIDFKNYEIENKEHVLTIGDYTFPLKIKSSIFHEVNVKEVEKNKEEVKEDLKQKALKELEYTIPVDSRYKDVKHQYKVKKDKLEYIVTVTTLENIVKVHSLSKSEAEELIRQESKPKEGEEEVPSNPDKRPINDIRNEFKDINKDKDAKDKDEVQTRDN; encoded by the coding sequence TTGATAAGTTATATTAGAGGTTACTATGTAGTAACTATAGAGGGGATAAATACAGAAAAATTTTTAAACACATTAATAAGAAATAAAGTCAATGTTTATGATGTAAAACGAATTTCAAATACTAAAATTGAGCTTAAGGTTGATAGAAAAAGTATTAGAGCGTTCAAAAGTATTTATAGAGGAAGTAAGTTTGAGGTTAAAATAAAACAAAAAACAGGATTGCCTTTTTTGGCTAGGCGTATATATAGATACAAAGGAATGTGGATATGTGCTATGCTTTCCTTGGTTTTATTAATGAGCACATCGTTATTTGTAACAGATGTATATATAAAAGCTCCAGAGGGAATTGATAAAGTGCTTGTAAGGAAGGAGCTTGAAAAAGCGGGTGTAAGGCCTGGTGTGTATAAAAAGGGCATAGATAGAAAAGAAGTAAGAGACCAAATTATGGGAGAGTTTGGTGATATTGCTTATGTATCTATAAATGTAAAAGGAACTAATATATTTGTTACAATAACAAAGAAAGATGAATCATTACAAGAGAAAAAAGAAACTAATTATTGTAATATAATTGCTAAGAAAAATGGTATAATAGAAAAGGTAATACCAAGAAGTGGTAAACAAGTAGCTAATGTAGGTGATATAGTAAGAAAAGGGGACGTCTTAGTATCGGGATCGAATACTAAATCTCTACCAGAAGTATGGGCAACTACATTTTACGAGTCAAAACAAAGTACAAATTACATAGACAAGGTTAAAACTAGAACTGGTAATAAAAAAACAGTATATACATTTAGCTTCTATGATAAAAAATATACATTAAGAAGAAATATAGATTTTAAAAATTACGAAATCGAAAATAAAGAACATGTTTTAACTATTGGGGACTATACTTTTCCTTTAAAAATAAAGTCTAGTATTTTCCATGAAGTAAATGTAAAAGAAGTTGAGAAAAATAAAGAAGAAGTAAAAGAAGATTTAAAACAAAAGGCTCTTAAAGAACTTGAATACACTATTCCTGTTGATTCAAGATATAAAGATGTTAAGCATCAATATAAAGTTAAAAAAGACAAATTAGAGTACATAGTAACTGTTACAACTTTAGAAAATATAGTTAAGGTACACTCTTTAAGCAAATCGGAAGCTGAAGAATTAATTAGACAAGAAAGTAAGCCTAAAGAAGGTGAAGAAGAAGTACCTTCAAATCCAGATAAAAGACCTATTAATGATATAAGAAATGAATTTAAGGATATAAATAAAGATAAAGATGCAAAAGATAAAGATGAAGTTCAAACAAGGGATAACTAA
- a CDS encoding diacylglycerol kinase, with protein sequence MGKKKGKQGIISAFNAAIAGILYTFKHERNMKIHYFVAALVLTISLFCEFNKFEMMLLLFTISLVVISEMFNTAIEKTVDMITDTYHPLAKIAKDVAAGGVLIASLNACIIGYLLFYDKLETVGASVFFTIRKSPIHVTLICIVLVLIAVVVVKSLTSTGTPLQGGMPSGHSALAFALATLVTFMTERVVASTLAYLMAVLVAQSRIEGKIHTFWETVAGALLGVLVAMLVLQIAQY encoded by the coding sequence ATGGGTAAAAAGAAAGGTAAACAAGGGATAATAAGTGCCTTTAATGCAGCTATTGCTGGGATTTTATATACTTTCAAGCATGAAAGAAATATGAAAATACACTACTTTGTTGCAGCATTAGTTCTTACAATTAGTTTGTTTTGTGAATTTAATAAATTCGAAATGATGCTATTATTATTTACAATAAGCTTAGTTGTAATATCAGAAATGTTTAATACAGCTATAGAAAAAACTGTAGACATGATAACGGATACATATCACCCATTAGCTAAAATAGCAAAAGATGTTGCTGCTGGAGGAGTACTAATAGCAAGTTTAAATGCTTGTATAATTGGTTATTTACTATTTTATGATAAACTAGAAACTGTAGGAGCATCTGTATTTTTTACAATAAGAAAATCACCAATTCATGTTACTCTTATATGTATAGTTTTAGTTTTAATAGCAGTAGTAGTAGTGAAATCATTAACATCTACAGGAACTCCTCTACAAGGAGGAATGCCAAGTGGTCACTCGGCGCTTGCTTTTGCGCTTGCTACACTTGTAACATTTATGACAGAAAGAGTGGTAGCATCGACACTTGCTTATTTAATGGCAGTTTTAGTTGCACAAAGTAGAATAGAAGGTAAAATACATACTTTTTGGGAAACTGTAGCGGGGGCATTACTTGGAGTTTTGGTAGCTATGTTAGTTTTACAAATAGCTCAATATTAA
- the ybeY gene encoding rRNA maturation RNase YbeY: MEIILDNRQDKIKVSEDLLGKINDIIVETLYYEGYEDNYEVSLSFVDNEEIHELNREYRGVDRATDVLSFPLLTDEFDVEIEEESLGDIVISLERALEQSEEYDHSFEREVCFLVCHSMFHLLGYDHDTEENTKDMRKREEDVLNKLNITRE; this comes from the coding sequence ATGGAAATTATATTAGACAATAGACAAGATAAAATAAAAGTAAGTGAAGACCTTTTAGGAAAAATCAATGATATAATCGTTGAGACATTATATTATGAAGGTTATGAGGACAATTATGAAGTAAGTTTATCTTTTGTTGACAATGAAGAAATACATGAATTAAATAGAGAATATAGAGGGGTAGATAGAGCTACAGATGTTTTATCTTTTCCACTTTTAACTGATGAGTTTGATGTTGAAATAGAAGAAGAATCTTTAGGAGATATTGTTATATCTCTAGAAAGAGCTTTAGAGCAAAGTGAAGAATATGATCATAGTTTTGAAAGAGAAGTATGTTTTTTAGTATGTCATAGTATGTTCCACTTATTAGGTTATGATCATGATACTGAAGAGAATACAAAGGATATGAGAAAACGAGAAGAGGATGTACTAAACAAGCTTAATATAACAAGGGAGTAA
- a CDS encoding PhoH family protein yields the protein MIVQKSFEITDDKFERELFGNFDENIKIIEKSLNVDVLLREGNIVLIGQNKNVEKAIEFINELYKNFKIGKTLDKQSITYAIELLNEGNKEQIEELEDTIAVTKKGREVKPKTIGQKHYINLIRNNDITLGVGPAGTGKTYLAVAMAVRAFKKEEISRIILTRPAVEAGESLGFLPGDMKDKVDPYLRPLYDALFDMLGDEKCAKYIERGIIEVAPLAFMRGRTLDNAFIILDEAQNTTPEQMKMFLTRLGFGSKAVVTGDLTQIDLPNKYKSGLIQAMDVLKDVGGVGINKFTEKDVVRHELVQRIIKAYEKFDEEQELSKFNDDRNKRNRR from the coding sequence TTGATAGTACAAAAGAGTTTTGAAATAACAGATGATAAATTTGAAAGAGAACTATTTGGAAACTTTGACGAAAATATAAAAATAATAGAGAAGAGTTTAAATGTAGATGTACTGTTAAGAGAAGGTAATATAGTTTTAATAGGTCAAAATAAAAATGTAGAAAAAGCTATAGAATTTATAAATGAATTATATAAAAATTTTAAAATAGGTAAAACTTTAGATAAACAGAGTATTACTTATGCTATAGAATTATTAAATGAAGGAAATAAAGAGCAAATAGAAGAATTAGAAGATACTATAGCTGTAACAAAAAAAGGTAGAGAAGTTAAACCAAAAACAATAGGACAAAAACATTATATAAATCTTATTAGAAACAATGATATAACACTTGGAGTTGGGCCAGCAGGGACAGGTAAAACATATCTTGCAGTAGCTATGGCAGTTAGAGCTTTTAAAAAAGAGGAAATAAGCAGAATTATATTAACTAGACCAGCTGTTGAGGCAGGCGAGAGCTTAGGATTTTTACCAGGAGATATGAAAGATAAAGTAGACCCTTATTTACGACCTCTTTATGATGCGTTATTTGATATGTTAGGCGATGAAAAATGTGCTAAATATATTGAAAGAGGTATAATAGAAGTGGCTCCGTTAGCTTTTATGAGAGGGAGAACTCTAGATAATGCATTTATAATTTTAGATGAAGCTCAAAATACAACTCCAGAGCAAATGAAGATGTTTTTAACTAGATTAGGTTTTGGATCAAAAGCTGTAGTTACGGGAGACTTAACACAAATAGATTTACCAAATAAATATAAAAGTGGATTAATTCAAGCTATGGATGTTTTAAAAGATGTAGGTGGAGTTGGTATAAATAAATTTACAGAAAAAGATGTCGTTAGACATGAATTAGTACAAAGAATAATTAAAGCTTATGAAAAATTTGATGAAGAACAAGAGTTAAGTAAATTTAATGATGATAGAAACAAAAGAAATAGGAGATAA
- the glyQ gene encoding glycine--tRNA ligase subunit alpha: MNFQNMILTLQDYWAKQGCIMMQPYDVEKGAGTMNPNTFLRSLGPEPWKVCYVEPSRRPADGRYGENPNRLYQHHQFQVILKPSPDNIQELYLGSLEAIGIDTKAHDIRFVEDNWEATAVGAWGLGWEVWLDGMEITQFTYFQQVGGIECELETGEITYGLERLAMYLQEVESVYDLKWNDEITYGEVFNRAEYENSVYAFEECDADMLFNLFDVYEKEALRLMEKGLITPAYDYVLKCSHTFNTLDARGAIGVSQRASFISRVRNMARTVAKAYVELRKEMGYPLLKEGDK; encoded by the coding sequence ATGAATTTTCAAAATATGATACTAACATTACAAGATTATTGGGCTAAGCAAGGATGTATAATGATGCAACCTTATGACGTAGAAAAAGGTGCAGGAACAATGAACCCAAATACATTCTTAAGATCTTTAGGACCAGAACCTTGGAAAGTATGTTATGTAGAACCATCTAGAAGACCGGCAGATGGAAGATACGGTGAGAACCCAAATAGATTATATCAACATCACCAATTCCAAGTTATCTTAAAACCATCTCCAGATAATATACAAGAGTTATACTTAGGAAGTTTAGAGGCTATAGGAATAGATACAAAAGCACATGATATAAGATTTGTTGAAGATAACTGGGAAGCAACTGCTGTTGGAGCATGGGGTCTTGGTTGGGAAGTTTGGTTAGACGGTATGGAAATAACACAGTTTACTTACTTCCAACAAGTTGGTGGAATCGAGTGTGAGCTTGAAACAGGAGAAATTACATATGGTTTAGAAAGACTAGCTATGTACCTTCAAGAAGTTGAAAGTGTATACGATTTAAAATGGAATGATGAAATAACATATGGAGAAGTATTCAATAGAGCTGAATATGAAAACTCTGTATACGCATTTGAAGAGTGTGATGCAGATATGTTATTTAACTTATTTGATGTATATGAAAAAGAAGCATTAAGACTTATGGAAAAAGGATTAATAACTCCAGCATATGATTATGTGTTAAAATGTTCGCACACATTTAATACTCTAGATGCAAGAGGAGCTATAGGTGTAAGTCAAAGAGCTTCATTTATAAGTAGAGTTAGAAATATGGCTAGAACAGTAGCTAAGGCTTATGTAGAGTTAAGAAAAGAAATGGGATATCCACTTTTAAAGGAAGGTGACAAATAA
- the recO gene encoding DNA repair protein RecO, protein MIIVNTQGIVLRSARYKENDLILTIFTRKLGKISAIAKGAKRNKSSLLSSSQVFSYSNFTLKKQGNMYRVSQSETIKNFYDIAYDIEAFSYATYITSLVDGSIYENQTNNRLFVLLAQTLYLYTQNEVDKEYITRAFELKFLDYTGFKPIVNRCVNCNTTNLKSSVFNVDEGGILCEKCKVNHVYNFKIDSTTIKLMDYIFRNDILTCSKAKVSKYLVNELTKILKVYVQVYVDNANTKSLHLLQGIENNKGADIDD, encoded by the coding sequence ATGATAATTGTGAACACCCAGGGGATAGTACTAAGATCAGCAAGATATAAAGAAAATGATTTGATTTTAACAATATTTACACGAAAACTTGGGAAGATATCAGCTATAGCAAAAGGAGCAAAACGAAATAAAAGCTCATTACTATCCTCTTCTCAGGTTTTCTCCTACTCTAACTTTACTTTAAAAAAACAAGGTAACATGTATAGAGTGAGTCAAAGTGAGACCATTAAAAACTTTTATGATATTGCATATGATATAGAAGCCTTTTCCTATGCGACATATATAACAAGTTTAGTAGATGGATCTATATATGAAAATCAAACTAATAACAGGCTTTTTGTTTTATTAGCACAAACTCTTTATCTATATACTCAAAATGAGGTTGATAAAGAATACATAACTAGAGCATTTGAGCTAAAGTTTTTAGACTATACAGGCTTTAAACCAATAGTAAATAGATGTGTCAACTGTAATACTACAAATCTTAAAAGTAGTGTATTTAATGTTGATGAAGGTGGAATACTATGTGAAAAGTGTAAAGTAAACCATGTGTATAATTTTAAAATTGATAGTACTACTATAAAATTAATGGATTATATTTTTAGAAATGATATATTAACTTGTAGTAAAGCTAAGGTATCAAAGTACTTAGTAAATGAACTAACAAAAATTTTAAAAGTATACGTTCAGGTTTACGTTGACAATGCAAACACAAAATCATTACACTTATTACAAGGAATAGAAAATAATAAAGGAGCTGATATTGATGACTGA
- the rpsU gene encoding 30S ribosomal protein S21 has translation MSEVRVRENETLDSALRRFKRSCAMSGIMSEVRKREHYDKPSVRRKKKAEAARRKNAKK, from the coding sequence ATGTCAGAAGTAAGAGTAAGAGAAAATGAAACATTAGACAGCGCCTTAAGAAGATTTAAGCGTTCATGTGCTATGTCTGGCATAATGTCTGAAGTAAGAAAAAGAGAACACTATGATAAGCCAAGCGTAAGACGTAAGAAAAAAGCTGAAGCTGCAAGAAGAAAAAACGCTAAGAAATAA
- a CDS encoding YabP/YqfC family sporulation protein, translating into MIEVPTDLQVNQPTVTVLGNTFVSIENYKSILEYDVNLIKIKTKLNTIKICGEKLYLKHITDTEIGIKGIIYSVEYTT; encoded by the coding sequence ATGATAGAAGTTCCTACTGATTTACAGGTAAATCAACCTACAGTCACTGTTTTGGGGAATACATTTGTAAGTATAGAAAATTACAAATCCATATTAGAATACGATGTAAATTTAATTAAAATAAAAACAAAGTTAAATACTATAAAAATATGTGGTGAAAAGTTATATTTAAAGCATATTACTGATACGGAGATAGGAATAAAAGGAATTATATATAGTGTAGAATACACTACATAG
- the mgtE gene encoding magnesium transporter: MDRKDEHSKLLLNQVEDLIDNNKILELRELMEEYHNRDIFDILENLDEDKQIKLFEILPIDMAASILDETDSEFFRHILSKLNIEHKANILEMMSLDDMADILGELEENEREEIINLLNQEDAQDVKELLIYEEESAGGIMTTGYISINKDMTAKDAIEYMRENAIDAETIYYMYVVDNFDKLVGVLSLRELIISRDDSIIEDLMSENIISVYVDEDREEAVKLVSKYDLIAIPVIDRNRILKGIITVDDVIDVIEEEASEDMYKFAGTSEQERDTIEQTNVDPKDKVLSSFKARIPWLIVTLVGGFIATLILSSFDYVIDSKYFPLIYFVPVVTGMAGNIGTQASALTVMALSNKKLDFKNVLLEGMVGVFTGIICSFIIGIATYIFVKDINIVLIVSVSLLINMIIGAMIGSFIPMMFKKMDVDPSIVSAPLIATSLDIIGMVIYFLITTITLSKIV, from the coding sequence ATGGATAGGAAAGATGAACATTCCAAGCTGTTGTTAAATCAAGTTGAGGATTTAATAGACAACAATAAAATTTTAGAATTAAGAGAATTAATGGAAGAATATCATAACAGGGATATTTTTGACATACTAGAAAACTTAGACGAAGACAAACAAATAAAGCTTTTTGAAATATTACCTATAGATATGGCAGCTTCCATACTTGATGAAACTGATTCAGAATTTTTTAGGCATATACTTTCTAAGTTAAACATAGAGCATAAAGCTAATATTTTAGAAATGATGTCTTTAGATGATATGGCAGATATCTTAGGCGAGTTAGAAGAAAATGAGAGAGAAGAAATTATAAACCTTCTAAATCAAGAAGATGCCCAAGATGTAAAAGAACTTCTTATATATGAAGAAGAATCTGCTGGAGGTATAATGACAACTGGCTACATATCTATAAATAAAGATATGACAGCAAAAGATGCCATAGAATATATGAGAGAAAATGCTATAGATGCAGAAACCATCTATTATATGTATGTGGTTGATAATTTTGATAAGTTAGTTGGAGTATTATCATTAAGAGAGCTTATAATATCAAGAGATGATAGCATAATAGAAGATTTAATGAGTGAAAATATAATTTCTGTATATGTAGATGAAGATCGAGAAGAAGCTGTTAAGCTTGTATCTAAATACGATTTAATAGCTATCCCTGTAATAGATAGAAATCGCATTTTAAAAGGGATTATAACAGTAGATGATGTAATAGATGTAATTGAAGAAGAAGCTAGTGAAGATATGTATAAATTCGCTGGTACATCAGAACAAGAAAGAGATACTATCGAACAAACTAATGTAGATCCAAAAGATAAGGTATTGTCGTCTTTTAAAGCTAGAATACCTTGGCTTATAGTAACTTTAGTTGGTGGTTTTATAGCTACATTGATATTATCGAGTTTTGATTATGTAATTGATTCAAAGTATTTTCCTTTGATATACTTTGTTCCGGTTGTTACAGGTATGGCTGGGAATATAGGAACTCAAGCATCAGCACTTACTGTAATGGCACTGTCTAATAAAAAGTTAGATTTTAAAAATGTATTATTAGAAGGAATGGTAGGTGTATTTACAGGAATTATATGTAGTTTCATTATAGGAATAGCTACGTATATTTTTGTAAAGGACATAAATATAGTTTTAATAGTATCTGTATCATTGCTTATAAATATGATAATAGGGGCAATGATTGGATCATTTATACCTATGATGTTTAAAAAAATGGATGTAGATCCGTCAATTGTTTCTGCTCCATTAATAGCTACATCCCTTGATATAATTGGGATGGTTATCTATTTTTTAATAACAACAATTACATTGTCAAAAATTGTCTAA